A region from the Acidobacteriota bacterium genome encodes:
- a CDS encoding CCA tRNA nucleotidyltransferase, whose translation MNAQTDNSRQRQAESPRQLAASIALRLRDNGYQAYFVGGCVRDIMRSQAREDVREEFPIKDYDIATDALPEQVQRIFPHSLAIGAQFGVVMVIEGGQRIEVATFRNDGLYTDGRRPDSVRYSTEAREDVQRRDFTVNGLLMDPLTGEVLDYVEGQRDIQRRLIRAIGEPARRFREDRLRMLRAVRFACTLNFELDRETFEAIPPLAAQIASVSAERVRDELLRILTSGHPRRGFELLDSTGLLPHILPEIAAMKGVAQPPQFHPEGDVWTHTLLMLEMLPANCASTLALGVLLHDVGKPPTFRVAQDRIRFDQHVPVGTRMAEVICQRLRLANDEQAQISALVANHLRWMDVPQMRPSTLKRFFRLDRFEEHLELHRLDCLSSHRDLENYEWVRTHLAQMSAAEIRPERLLSGEDLVVLGHAPGPLFREILQAVEDAQLDGNLDSRNAALNFVREHYPT comes from the coding sequence ATGAATGCTCAGACGGACAACTCGCGCCAACGGCAGGCGGAATCGCCGCGGCAGCTTGCCGCCAGCATCGCTCTGCGGCTGCGCGACAACGGATATCAAGCCTACTTCGTCGGTGGTTGCGTCCGGGATATCATGCGCAGCCAAGCCCGGGAAGATGTCCGCGAAGAGTTCCCCATCAAGGACTACGACATCGCCACCGACGCGCTTCCCGAACAGGTCCAGAGGATATTCCCGCACTCGCTCGCCATCGGCGCGCAGTTCGGCGTAGTGATGGTGATTGAGGGCGGGCAGCGCATTGAGGTCGCCACCTTTCGCAACGATGGACTCTACACCGATGGCCGCCGTCCCGACTCAGTCCGCTACAGCACTGAGGCGCGCGAGGACGTGCAGCGGCGCGACTTCACCGTGAACGGGCTGCTCATGGACCCGCTCACTGGCGAAGTACTCGACTACGTGGAGGGCCAGCGCGACATCCAGCGCCGCCTGATCCGGGCCATCGGCGAGCCTGCTCGTCGCTTCCGCGAGGATCGCCTGCGTATGTTGCGCGCGGTGCGCTTCGCTTGCACACTAAACTTTGAGCTTGACCGCGAAACCTTCGAGGCCATCCCGCCGCTGGCCGCACAGATCGCCTCGGTCAGCGCCGAGCGCGTGCGCGACGAACTGCTGCGCATCCTCACCAGCGGACACCCGCGGCGCGGCTTTGAGTTGCTGGACTCGACGGGCCTGTTGCCGCACATCCTTCCCGAGATCGCGGCGATGAAGGGCGTGGCACAGCCGCCGCAGTTTCATCCAGAAGGCGATGTCTGGACACACACGCTGCTCATGCTGGAGATGCTGCCAGCCAATTGCGCCAGCACGCTTGCGCTCGGCGTGTTGCTGCATGACGTCGGCAAGCCGCCCACGTTTCGCGTGGCCCAGGATCGCATTCGTTTTGACCAGCACGTTCCCGTGGGCACGCGCATGGCCGAAGTTATCTGCCAACGGCTGCGGCTGGCCAACGACGAGCAGGCGCAGATCTCCGCGCTGGTCGCCAACCATCTGCGCTGGATGGACGTGCCTCAAATGCGTCCGAGCACGCTGAAACGATTTTTCCGGTTGGATCGCTTCGAAGAACATTTAGAATTGCATCGTCTCGATTGCCTTTCCAGCCACCGCGATCTGGAAAATTATGAGTGGGTGCGGACGCACCTAGCGCAGATGTCCGCCGCGGAGATCCGTCCGGAGCGGCTGCTCAGCGGAGAAGACCTGGTAGTGCTCGGCCACGCGCCAGGCCCGCTCTTCCGCGAGATTCTGCAAGCGGTGGAGGACGCGCAACTCGATGGCAACCTGGATTCGCGCAACGCAGCGCTAAACTTTGTTCGTGAACACTATCCGACTTAG